The following are encoded in a window of Amycolatopsis lexingtonensis genomic DNA:
- a CDS encoding DUF3558 family protein yields MADRIRPLGAVALLVLAAGCGQPPAAEPGAGHATAHATAPAAPPPVAWTGLAAMDPCTLLTPQDRSAAGVSVPGKPKEIAGARACDWTVPGTFGVTVTLSETDGLADLEVAKKTATKTTVGSHPALKVMDKKAADGTCAVLLGVGDAASVQIDVSNTGFSDTPLACRRAGTVAGLVEPKLP; encoded by the coding sequence GTGGCTGACCGGATCCGACCGCTGGGGGCCGTGGCCCTCCTCGTCCTGGCCGCCGGGTGCGGGCAGCCACCGGCCGCCGAGCCGGGCGCCGGGCACGCCACGGCGCACGCCACCGCCCCGGCCGCGCCGCCGCCCGTCGCGTGGACCGGCCTGGCCGCGATGGACCCCTGCACGCTGCTCACTCCCCAGGACCGCTCGGCCGCCGGGGTGAGCGTGCCCGGCAAGCCCAAGGAGATCGCGGGCGCCCGCGCGTGCGACTGGACCGTGCCCGGCACCTTCGGCGTCACCGTGACCCTCAGCGAGACCGACGGCCTGGCCGACCTCGAAGTCGCGAAGAAGACGGCGACCAAGACGACGGTCGGCAGCCACCCCGCGCTGAAGGTGATGGACAAGAAGGCCGCCGACGGCACCTGCGCCGTGCTGCTCGGGGTCGGCGACGCGGCCAGCGTCCAGATCGACGTCAGCAACACCGGCTTTTCGGACACCCCGCTCGCGTGCCGCCGCGCGGGCACGGTGGCCGGGCTGGTCGAACCGAAACTGCCCTGA
- a CDS encoding PPE domain-containing protein, translating into MAAEVEAGNDPVAAGEVGARWDGLAKRLQESTAELAGLITSSQEQWQGGGGDAARAALGRAAGWLSHSAAVSASVGRAVGAQADAAARARADMPPPVDYDPASMIRDAASSGNLLAMAGLSDELAARRAEAEAARQKAIDVLRTRDAALRGHVPAETFPAAPPLGQA; encoded by the coding sequence ATGGCCGCGGAGGTCGAGGCGGGCAACGACCCGGTCGCCGCGGGCGAGGTGGGCGCGCGCTGGGACGGGCTGGCGAAACGGCTGCAGGAATCGACGGCCGAGCTGGCCGGGCTGATCACGTCTTCGCAGGAGCAATGGCAGGGAGGCGGGGGCGACGCAGCGCGGGCCGCGCTCGGCCGGGCCGCGGGGTGGCTTTCGCACTCCGCCGCCGTCTCGGCGTCGGTCGGCCGGGCGGTCGGCGCGCAGGCGGACGCGGCGGCGCGGGCCCGCGCCGACATGCCGCCGCCGGTGGACTACGACCCGGCGTCGATGATCCGGGACGCGGCGTCGTCCGGGAACCTGCTCGCCATGGCGGGGCTGTCCGACGAGCTGGCGGCCCGCCGCGCCGAGGCGGAGGCTGCCCGCCAGAAGGCGATCGACGTCCTCCGCACCCGCGACGCGGCCCTGCGCGGCCACGTCCCGGCCGAGACGTTCCCCGCCGCGCCGCCGCTGGGGCAGGCTTGA
- a CDS encoding ESX secretion-associated protein EspG yields the protein MIRVSASAFDILWTDLGHDRPPEPLSVRSVGSTEEERAEVRKAVYDNLAERGLYDGSALEPALAERLSLLASAEVFVACEAMVDMTASAPFRAVTGVRGRRGVLATQPEQTIALAAIRDAELCTAIIDVLPELTAGPGYGVSLPASALAGSVEDPVFSSRGAASAASSAQLREVLAIQARPVYSAGSFSVSRRAPSGRVSRVGGLSWFDTDVGAYCATKTAGRGGQDWVNVTPVDSARLATRVASLLTPED from the coding sequence TTGATCCGCGTCTCGGCCTCGGCGTTCGACATCCTCTGGACCGACCTCGGCCACGACCGCCCGCCGGAGCCGCTGAGCGTGCGCAGCGTGGGGAGCACGGAGGAGGAACGCGCCGAGGTCCGCAAGGCGGTGTACGACAACCTGGCCGAACGCGGGCTGTACGACGGCTCCGCGCTGGAGCCCGCCCTGGCGGAGCGCCTCTCGCTGCTCGCCTCGGCGGAGGTGTTCGTCGCGTGCGAGGCGATGGTGGACATGACGGCTTCCGCCCCGTTCCGCGCGGTGACGGGGGTGCGTGGCCGCCGCGGCGTGCTGGCGACCCAGCCGGAGCAGACGATCGCACTGGCGGCCATCCGCGACGCCGAGCTCTGCACGGCGATCATCGACGTCCTGCCGGAGCTGACGGCGGGGCCGGGGTATGGGGTCAGCCTGCCGGCGTCGGCGCTGGCTGGCTCGGTGGAGGACCCAGTGTTCTCGTCCCGTGGAGCTGCTTCGGCGGCTTCGTCGGCTCAGCTGCGGGAGGTGCTGGCGATCCAGGCGCGCCCGGTGTACTCGGCGGGGTCGTTCAGCGTGAGCCGCCGGGCGCCGTCGGGGCGGGTTTCGCGGGTGGGCGGGTTGTCGTGGTTCGACACGGATGTGGGGGCGTACTGCGCGACGAAGACCGCGGGGCGGGGTGGGCAGGACTGGGTGAACGTGACCCCGGTGGACAGCGCCCGCCTGGCGACCCGCGTGGCGTCCCTCCTCACTCCGGAGGACTGA
- the mraZ gene encoding division/cell wall cluster transcriptional repressor MraZ, whose translation MFLGTHTPKLDDKGRLALPAKFRDALAGGLMLTKGQDHCLFVFPRAEFEQMARKVAEAPFTNEAVRAYQRYLFAGTDEQRPDGQGRITIASELRRYAGLSKECVVIGAITRLEIWDAQAWQGYLEEHEDSYAKAREEVLPGVF comes from the coding sequence GTGTTCCTCGGCACCCACACCCCGAAGCTGGACGACAAGGGGCGGCTCGCGCTGCCCGCGAAGTTCCGCGACGCCTTGGCCGGCGGGCTGATGCTCACCAAGGGGCAGGACCACTGCCTCTTCGTCTTCCCCCGCGCCGAGTTCGAGCAGATGGCGCGCAAGGTCGCCGAAGCCCCGTTCACGAACGAGGCGGTTCGGGCCTACCAGCGCTACCTGTTCGCCGGGACGGACGAGCAACGGCCGGACGGCCAGGGGCGCATCACGATCGCGTCCGAGCTCCGCCGCTACGCGGGGCTCAGCAAGGAGTGCGTGGTGATCGGGGCGATCACCAGGCTGGAGATCTGGGACGCCCAAGCGTGGCAGGGCTACCTGGAGGAACACGAAGACAGCTACGCGAAGGCTCGAGAGGAAGTACTGCCGGGCGTCTTCTAG
- the rsmH gene encoding 16S rRNA (cytosine(1402)-N(4))-methyltransferase RsmH has product MTAPEHVPVLLGRIVELFTPVFADRDAVLVDATVGLGGHSDALLEAFPRLHLVALDRDPAALEKSAERLARHGDRVDFVHTVYDGLPEALEGLKLSKADGILFDLGVSSMQLDRAERGFAYSKDSPLDMRMDPTTGFTAADVLNTYAPGELIRILRDYGEERFAQRIVKSVVKAREQEPFTTSGRLVELLYDAVPAATRRTGGHPAKRTFQALRIEVNGELEVLRRAMPAALGALPVGGRIVVESYQSLEDRLVKQALAELAKSRTPEGLPVELPGHGPELKLLTRGAEKAGEEEIERNPRAASVRLRAAERIGEPR; this is encoded by the coding sequence ATGACGGCACCCGAGCACGTCCCGGTACTGCTGGGCCGGATCGTCGAGCTGTTCACCCCCGTGTTCGCCGACCGCGACGCCGTCCTCGTGGACGCGACCGTCGGCCTCGGCGGGCACTCCGACGCCCTCCTCGAAGCGTTCCCGCGACTCCACCTGGTCGCGCTGGACCGCGATCCGGCCGCGCTCGAGAAGTCCGCGGAGCGCCTCGCCCGGCACGGTGACCGCGTCGACTTCGTGCACACCGTCTACGACGGGCTTCCCGAGGCGCTCGAAGGGCTGAAACTCAGCAAGGCCGACGGCATCCTGTTCGATCTCGGCGTCTCCTCGATGCAGCTGGACCGGGCCGAGCGCGGGTTCGCCTACTCGAAGGACTCCCCGCTGGACATGCGGATGGACCCGACCACCGGGTTCACCGCCGCCGACGTGCTGAACACCTACGCGCCCGGCGAGCTGATCCGGATCCTGCGGGACTACGGCGAGGAGCGCTTCGCGCAGCGGATCGTCAAGAGCGTCGTCAAGGCCCGCGAACAGGAACCGTTCACCACCAGCGGGCGCCTGGTCGAACTGCTCTACGACGCCGTCCCGGCCGCCACCCGCCGCACCGGCGGGCACCCGGCCAAGCGCACCTTCCAGGCGTTGCGGATCGAGGTCAACGGCGAGCTCGAGGTGCTCCGCCGCGCCATGCCGGCCGCGCTGGGCGCGCTGCCGGTCGGCGGGCGGATCGTCGTCGAGTCCTACCAGTCGCTGGAGGACCGGCTCGTCAAGCAGGCATTGGCCGAGCTCGCGAAGTCCCGCACCCCGGAAGGACTTCCGGTGGAGCTGCCGGGACACGGGCCGGAGCTGAAGCTCCTGACCCGGGGCGCCGAGAAGGCCGGCGAAGAGGAGATCGAACGGAACCCGCGCGCCGCCTCGGTGCGGTTGCGGGCCGCAGAGAGGATCGGAGAGCCGCGATGA
- a CDS encoding peptidoglycan D,D-transpeptidase FtsI family protein encodes MASSRGQVRARSAGSARRTYAAGTRSAAARRGNGGNRTRFSAVRLLLVAVLLVAGGKLVQVQWFEAGALSAAAERQRTQTIDIPAQRGSIVDRNGAKLAFSVEVRTLSVNLKALHKNMDDFAAKNPGTERTFDSETAAAAKYIAGKLPNVIGEQQLLDLFHKQASFTYLVNNVEPSIAADIVKHFAWISVEKRALREYPGGSLASNIVGAANWRSDDPDVSKHNLHGLVGLELLRDNDLAGTPGRMMVNTKNGSDNVVIPGTEHDLQAAVPGSDLELTVDSDLQYEVQRQLSDYVQQSHAKGGQVVVLDAKTSEVYALANDKTFDPNDQSTWTNEDLANPAVTTPFEPGSVNKVVTATGAIDGGIATPESTIQVPGALQVADKTVHDAWTHGTQTFTTAGIFAKSSNIGTLLLAQKIGEEHYSELLKRFGLGQRTGVGLPGESPGVVPARSQWSATTFGNLPIGQGLSMTVLQMAGMYQAIANDGLRVEPRIVKAKVNPDGTTVPEPAPKSVQVVNPQTAKTVRDMMRAVAQNGKGLQKGTAPTAAVEGYQISGKTGTGQQVDPRTKAYSDHLYNITFAGILPADHPRFVVGIRLDAPDTTLPVGHSAAPLFHSIASYLTQRYQIPLSDGPSPEVPLIVQ; translated from the coding sequence ATGGCTTCGAGCCGGGGGCAGGTCCGCGCGCGCTCCGCGGGGAGCGCGCGCCGGACCTACGCCGCCGGGACGCGCAGCGCCGCCGCGCGCCGGGGCAACGGCGGCAACCGCACCCGGTTCTCCGCCGTGCGCCTGCTGCTGGTCGCCGTGCTCCTCGTCGCGGGCGGGAAACTGGTGCAGGTGCAGTGGTTCGAGGCCGGCGCGCTGTCCGCCGCGGCCGAGCGGCAGCGCACCCAGACCATCGACATCCCCGCCCAGCGCGGGTCCATTGTGGACCGCAACGGCGCCAAGCTGGCGTTCAGCGTCGAGGTGCGCACGCTTTCGGTGAACCTCAAGGCGCTGCACAAGAACATGGACGACTTCGCCGCGAAGAACCCCGGCACCGAGCGGACTTTCGACTCCGAGACCGCGGCCGCGGCGAAGTACATCGCGGGCAAGCTGCCGAACGTGATCGGCGAGCAGCAGCTGCTCGACCTGTTCCACAAGCAGGCGTCCTTCACCTACCTGGTGAACAACGTCGAGCCGTCGATCGCCGCCGACATCGTCAAGCACTTCGCCTGGATCAGCGTGGAAAAGCGGGCGCTGCGCGAGTACCCGGGCGGCAGCCTGGCCTCGAACATCGTCGGCGCCGCGAACTGGCGCTCCGACGACCCGGACGTCTCCAAGCACAACCTGCACGGCCTGGTCGGGCTGGAGCTGCTGCGCGACAACGATCTGGCGGGCACGCCGGGCCGGATGATGGTCAACACCAAGAACGGCAGCGACAACGTCGTCATCCCGGGCACCGAGCACGACCTGCAGGCCGCGGTCCCCGGCTCGGACCTCGAGCTGACGGTCGACTCCGACCTGCAGTACGAGGTGCAGCGCCAGCTGTCGGACTACGTCCAGCAGTCGCACGCCAAGGGCGGGCAGGTGGTCGTGCTGGACGCCAAGACCAGCGAGGTCTACGCGCTGGCCAACGACAAGACGTTCGACCCCAACGACCAGTCGACCTGGACCAACGAGGACCTGGCCAACCCCGCGGTCACCACGCCGTTCGAGCCGGGCTCGGTGAACAAGGTCGTCACCGCCACCGGGGCGATCGACGGCGGCATCGCGACGCCGGAGTCGACGATCCAGGTGCCCGGCGCGCTGCAGGTGGCCGACAAGACGGTGCACGACGCCTGGACCCACGGCACGCAGACGTTCACCACCGCCGGCATCTTCGCCAAGTCGTCGAACATCGGGACGCTGCTGCTCGCCCAGAAGATCGGCGAGGAGCACTACTCGGAGCTGCTCAAGCGGTTCGGTCTCGGCCAGCGCACCGGCGTCGGCCTCCCCGGCGAGAGCCCGGGCGTCGTGCCGGCGCGCAGCCAGTGGTCGGCGACGACGTTCGGCAACCTGCCGATCGGGCAGGGCCTGTCGATGACCGTGCTGCAGATGGCCGGGATGTACCAGGCGATCGCGAACGACGGCCTGCGCGTCGAACCGCGGATCGTCAAGGCCAAGGTCAACCCGGACGGCACGACGGTGCCCGAGCCGGCGCCGAAGAGCGTCCAGGTGGTCAACCCGCAGACGGCGAAGACGGTGCGCGACATGATGCGCGCGGTCGCCCAGAACGGCAAGGGCCTGCAGAAGGGCACCGCGCCGACGGCGGCGGTCGAGGGCTACCAGATCTCCGGCAAGACGGGCACCGGCCAGCAGGTCGACCCGCGGACGAAGGCCTACAGCGACCACCTGTACAACATCACCTTCGCCGGCATCCTGCCCGCCGACCACCCGCGGTTCGTGGTGGGCATCCGGCTGGACGCGCCGGACACGACGCTGCCGGTGGGCCACTCCGCCGCGCCGCTGTTCCACAGCATCGCTTCGTACCTGACGCAGCGGTACCAGATCCCGCTGTCGGACGGCCCTTCGCCGGAAGTCCCGCTCATCGTCCAGTAA
- a CDS encoding UDP-N-acetylmuramoyl-L-alanyl-D-glutamate--2,6-diaminopimelate ligase: protein MKAVPAPPRPARIDPVPLATLLARADARLIADSPDAADLTVTGTTLRAQHVLPGDLFAALPGARAHGADFSDQAVAAGAVAVLTDAAGAERPALRDAGVPILVHADPRAALGEIAAWIYGEPSLRLAVLGVTGTSGKTTTSYLVDAGLQAAGLTTGLIGTVETRIAGERLVSGFTTPEAPDLQALLAVMLERGVTHVPMEVSSHALALGRANGTRFAVGAFTNLSQDHLDFHKDMQEYFAAKSLLFDGRSTSEVVVVDSAWGQALLTPQTITVTTDPGTEAAWKATDLEATPHGEQTFTLHGPDGQSAAAKIPLPGEFNVANAVLAAAILSTAGVSLEHIVTGLAQVQVPGRMERVYVGQEFTAVVDYAHKPAAVAQGLDALRARTEGRIITVLGCGGDRDTAKRPMMGEAAARRSEVLIVTDDNPRSENPAAIRAAMLAGARAVGPAEGGEVIEIGDRREAIAHAVALAEPGDIVFLAGKGHESGQEAGGVVHPFSDRDELAAAIRNKLEVNV, encoded by the coding sequence GTGAAAGCGGTCCCCGCGCCGCCCCGCCCGGCGCGCATCGACCCGGTCCCGCTGGCGACGCTGCTCGCCAGGGCGGACGCCCGCCTGATCGCCGACTCGCCCGACGCCGCCGACCTCACCGTCACCGGTACCACGCTGCGGGCCCAGCACGTGCTGCCGGGCGACCTCTTCGCCGCGCTCCCGGGCGCCCGCGCCCACGGCGCCGACTTCAGCGACCAGGCGGTCGCCGCCGGTGCCGTCGCGGTGCTCACCGACGCCGCGGGCGCCGAACGGCCCGCCCTGCGTGACGCCGGGGTCCCGATCCTGGTCCACGCCGACCCGCGCGCCGCCCTCGGCGAGATCGCCGCCTGGATCTACGGCGAGCCCTCCCTGCGGCTGGCCGTCCTCGGCGTCACCGGCACCTCCGGCAAGACCACGACGTCCTACCTGGTCGACGCCGGGCTGCAGGCCGCGGGCCTGACCACCGGCCTGATCGGCACGGTCGAGACCCGGATCGCGGGCGAACGCCTGGTCAGCGGCTTCACCACGCCCGAGGCGCCGGACCTGCAGGCGCTGCTCGCGGTGATGCTCGAGCGCGGCGTCACGCACGTGCCGATGGAGGTCTCCAGCCACGCGCTCGCGCTGGGCCGTGCCAACGGCACCCGGTTCGCGGTCGGCGCGTTCACCAACCTCTCCCAGGACCACCTGGACTTCCACAAGGACATGCAGGAGTACTTCGCCGCGAAGTCCCTGCTGTTCGACGGCCGCTCGACCAGCGAGGTCGTCGTGGTCGACAGCGCGTGGGGCCAGGCCCTGCTCACGCCGCAGACGATCACCGTGACCACGGACCCGGGCACCGAGGCCGCCTGGAAGGCCACCGACCTGGAGGCCACCCCGCACGGCGAGCAGACGTTCACCCTGCACGGCCCGGACGGCCAGAGCGCCGCGGCGAAGATCCCGCTGCCCGGCGAGTTCAACGTCGCCAACGCCGTGCTCGCCGCCGCGATCCTGAGCACCGCGGGCGTGAGCCTGGAGCACATCGTCACCGGGCTCGCGCAGGTGCAGGTGCCGGGCCGGATGGAGCGGGTCTACGTCGGCCAGGAGTTCACCGCCGTCGTCGACTACGCCCACAAGCCCGCCGCGGTCGCCCAGGGCCTGGACGCCCTGCGGGCCCGCACCGAGGGCCGGATCATCACCGTGCTCGGCTGCGGCGGCGACCGGGACACCGCCAAGCGCCCGATGATGGGCGAGGCGGCGGCCCGCCGCAGCGAAGTCCTGATCGTCACCGACGACAACCCGCGTTCCGAGAACCCCGCTGCGATCCGCGCGGCGATGCTGGCCGGCGCCCGCGCGGTCGGGCCCGCCGAGGGCGGCGAGGTGATCGAGATCGGCGACCGCCGCGAAGCCATCGCGCACGCCGTCGCGCTCGCCGAACCCGGCGACATCGTCTTCCTCGCCGGCAAGGGGCACGAGTCCGGCCAGGAGGCCGGCGGTGTCGTGCACCCGTTCTCCGACCGCGACGAGCTGGCCGCGGCCATCAGAAACAAACTCGAGGTGAATGTGTGA
- a CDS encoding UDP-N-acetylmuramoyl-tripeptide--D-alanyl-D-alanine ligase → MIVLSLAEIADVVGGRLHRAEPGVRVTGSVEFDTRKLTPGGLFVALPGEKVDGHDFAAQAAEAGAVAVLAAREVDAPAIVVPPIGAGEAHARSVALTGDKDGSGAAVLAALAKLARFVVQRLAEGNLTVVGVTGSSGKTSTKDLIAQLLEPLGPTVAPPGSFNNELGHPWTALRADAETRHLVLELSARGPGHIAHLAEIAPPRIGAVLNVGSAHVGEFGSREGIAKTKGELVEALPEDGLAVLNADDPLVSAMASRTKARVVYFGESASAQVRATGITLDEQARASFRLVTPAGEADVQLPLHGEHHVSNALAAAAIALELGSSPEEIAARLSAVERRSARRMEVVTREDGVTILNDSFNANPESMRAGLKALAAMTRESGRRSWAVLGVMGELGADAITAHDEIGRLVVRLNIAKLVVIGPEAAAMHQGAFQEGSWGEESTLVPDVGAAIALLHDQLRPGDVVLVKASKAAGLWRVAEALLEPRETDNSENRSNGGDA, encoded by the coding sequence GTGATCGTGCTCAGCCTGGCCGAGATCGCCGACGTCGTCGGCGGCCGGCTGCACCGCGCCGAACCGGGCGTGCGGGTCACCGGCAGCGTGGAGTTCGACACGCGCAAGCTCACCCCCGGCGGCCTGTTCGTCGCCCTGCCGGGGGAGAAGGTCGACGGCCACGACTTCGCCGCGCAGGCCGCCGAGGCCGGCGCCGTGGCCGTGCTGGCCGCCCGCGAGGTCGACGCGCCCGCGATCGTCGTCCCGCCGATCGGCGCAGGCGAGGCCCACGCGCGGTCGGTCGCGCTGACCGGCGACAAGGACGGCTCCGGCGCCGCGGTGCTGGCCGCGCTGGCCAAGCTCGCCCGCTTCGTCGTGCAGCGCCTGGCCGAGGGGAACCTGACGGTCGTGGGGGTCACCGGCTCGTCCGGCAAGACCTCGACCAAGGACCTGATCGCGCAGCTGCTCGAGCCGCTGGGCCCGACGGTCGCGCCGCCCGGGTCGTTCAACAACGAGCTTGGCCACCCCTGGACGGCGTTGCGAGCCGACGCGGAGACCCGCCACCTGGTGCTGGAGCTGTCCGCGCGCGGGCCCGGGCACATCGCCCACCTCGCCGAGATCGCCCCGCCGCGGATCGGTGCGGTGCTCAACGTCGGCAGCGCGCACGTCGGCGAGTTCGGCTCGCGCGAAGGCATCGCGAAGACCAAGGGCGAGCTCGTCGAGGCCCTGCCCGAGGACGGCCTCGCGGTGCTCAACGCCGACGACCCGCTGGTCAGCGCCATGGCGAGCCGCACCAAGGCCCGCGTGGTGTACTTCGGCGAAAGCGCCTCGGCGCAGGTCCGGGCCACCGGCATCACCCTCGACGAGCAGGCCCGCGCGTCCTTCCGGCTGGTCACCCCGGCCGGCGAGGCCGACGTCCAGCTGCCGCTGCACGGCGAGCACCACGTGAGCAACGCGCTCGCCGCCGCCGCGATCGCCCTGGAGCTGGGCTCGTCGCCGGAAGAGATCGCCGCGCGCCTGTCGGCCGTGGAGCGGCGGTCCGCGCGGCGCATGGAGGTCGTCACGCGCGAAGACGGCGTCACGATCCTCAACGACTCGTTCAACGCCAACCCCGAGTCGATGCGGGCCGGCCTCAAGGCCCTCGCGGCGATGACGCGGGAGTCCGGCCGCCGGTCCTGGGCCGTGCTCGGCGTGATGGGCGAGCTCGGCGCGGACGCGATCACCGCCCACGACGAGATCGGCCGCCTGGTCGTCCGGCTCAACATCGCCAAGCTCGTCGTGATCGGCCCCGAAGCGGCGGCCATGCACCAGGGCGCGTTCCAGGAAGGTTCCTGGGGCGAGGAATCGACCCTGGTACCCGACGTCGGGGCCGCGATCGCCCTGCTGCATGATCAGCTCCGCCCCGGGGACGTGGTGCTGGTGAAGGCCTCCAAGGCGGCCGGCCTCTGGCGGGTCGCCGAAGCACTGCTCGAACCCCGGGAAACCGACAACTCCGAGAATCGCTCGAACGGTGGTGACGCGTGA
- the mraY gene encoding phospho-N-acetylmuramoyl-pentapeptide-transferase, with protein sequence MISILIAAAAGLLVSIMLTPYLIRVFSRQGFGQEIREEGPQGHKSKRGTPTMGGVAIIIAMVVGYFAAHLINWMFNSRSGAPTASGLLVLMLAVGLGVVGFLDDFIKIRKQRNLGLNKTAKLVGQLVVTVAFAVLALNFADERGITPASSSLSYVRDLALITFPAVFFVIFCYIVISGWSNAVNFTDGLDGLAGGSAAMVLATYVVISFWQERLNCANGPAPACYDVRDPLDLAVVAAAATGACVGFLWWNAAPAKIFMGDTGSLALGGLVAGLSMTTRTELLAIVIGGLFMVEMISVVAQIAVFRTTRRRLFRMAPFHHHFELAGWAETTVIIRFWLLSAICCMFGLGLFYSEQLGFGG encoded by the coding sequence GTGATCAGCATCCTGATCGCGGCCGCGGCGGGCCTGCTGGTCTCCATCATGCTGACGCCCTACCTGATCCGGGTCTTCTCCCGGCAGGGCTTCGGCCAGGAGATCCGCGAGGAAGGCCCCCAGGGACACAAGTCCAAGCGCGGTACCCCGACCATGGGCGGTGTCGCGATCATCATCGCGATGGTCGTCGGGTACTTCGCCGCGCACCTGATCAACTGGATGTTCAACTCCCGCAGCGGCGCGCCGACGGCCTCCGGGCTGCTCGTGCTGATGCTGGCGGTGGGCCTGGGGGTCGTCGGGTTCCTCGACGACTTCATCAAGATCCGCAAGCAGCGCAACCTGGGGCTGAACAAGACCGCGAAGCTGGTCGGCCAGCTGGTGGTCACGGTCGCGTTCGCGGTGCTCGCGCTGAACTTCGCCGACGAGCGCGGCATCACGCCGGCGTCGTCCAGCCTCTCCTACGTCCGCGACCTCGCGCTGATCACCTTCCCCGCGGTGTTCTTCGTGATCTTCTGCTACATCGTGATCTCCGGCTGGTCGAACGCGGTGAACTTCACCGACGGCCTCGACGGCCTGGCCGGCGGCTCGGCGGCGATGGTGCTGGCCACCTACGTCGTCATCTCGTTCTGGCAGGAGCGCCTCAACTGCGCGAACGGCCCCGCGCCCGCCTGCTACGACGTCCGCGACCCACTGGACCTGGCGGTCGTGGCCGCCGCGGCGACCGGCGCCTGCGTCGGGTTCCTCTGGTGGAACGCGGCCCCGGCGAAGATCTTCATGGGCGACACCGGCTCGCTGGCCCTCGGCGGCCTGGTCGCCGGCCTGTCCATGACCACCCGCACCGAACTGCTCGCCATCGTCATCGGCGGCCTGTTCATGGTCGAGATGATCTCGGTGGTCGCGCAGATCGCGGTGTTCCGGACGACCCGGCGAAGGCTCTTCCGGATGGCCCCGTTCCACCACCACTTCGAACTCGCCGGGTGGGCGGAAACCACGGTCATCATCCGGTTCTGGCTGCTCTCGGCGATCTGCTGCATGTTCGGTCTGGGCCTGTTCTACAGCGAACAGCTCGGCTTCGGAGGCTGA